In Reichenbachiella agarivorans, one genomic interval encodes:
- a CDS encoding fatty acid desaturase family protein, producing the protein MQKYSFDTSTNSFFNILRKKVDNYFTVENLKPSGDGKLYYKGILLVLSAIALYVVLVFFTPIPVVSVVLCMILGLNLALIGFNVMHEGSHQSFSQYSWINKISAYFLNILGGNSYYWGIKHNINHHTFTNIEGLDSDIDVKPFMRLHEGQPRRFYHKFQHIYWVVLYGISYLAWIFYEDFEKYFSGRIAPVTKTKKMTLKQHAIFWFTKIMYMCVYMVVPILVLGWLPWLIGFSIITVTCGLIISTVFQLAHVVEDTNFHAIDNQEEESKIEWAIHQLRSTANFATTNKTLHWMLGGLNFQIEHHLFPRISHVHYPTISRLVKETCEEFNITYNEYNTMLKAISSHLMHLRTLGRA; encoded by the coding sequence ATGCAGAAGTACTCATTCGACACCAGTACCAACTCATTCTTCAACATACTCAGGAAAAAAGTAGACAACTATTTTACGGTTGAAAATCTAAAACCATCTGGTGATGGTAAGTTGTACTACAAAGGGATTCTGCTGGTGCTTTCTGCGATAGCCTTGTACGTCGTACTGGTTTTCTTTACACCGATACCTGTTGTATCTGTTGTGCTTTGTATGATTTTGGGATTGAATCTAGCATTGATTGGTTTCAACGTGATGCACGAAGGTAGCCATCAGAGTTTTTCTCAGTACTCATGGATCAATAAGATCTCTGCCTACTTTCTCAATATCCTGGGAGGGAACTCATATTACTGGGGTATCAAACACAACATCAACCACCACACCTTTACCAATATCGAAGGTTTGGATTCTGATATTGATGTCAAACCATTTATGAGACTACATGAGGGACAGCCTAGACGATTTTACCACAAATTTCAACATATCTATTGGGTAGTACTCTATGGTATTTCTTATCTGGCTTGGATTTTTTACGAGGATTTCGAAAAATACTTTAGTGGTAGAATTGCTCCCGTCACCAAAACCAAAAAAATGACTTTGAAGCAGCACGCCATTTTTTGGTTTACTAAAATCATGTACATGTGTGTTTATATGGTAGTTCCGATTTTGGTTTTGGGTTGGTTGCCTTGGCTGATCGGGTTCAGTATCATCACTGTCACCTGTGGATTGATCATCAGTACGGTGTTCCAACTGGCGCATGTAGTAGAAGACACCAATTTTCACGCAATAGACAATCAGGAAGAAGAAAGTAAAATAGAGTGGGCAATCCATCAATTGAGAAGTACTGCCAATTTTGCAACTACCAATAAGACACTTCATTGGATGCTGGGTGGTTTAAATTTCCAGATTGAACACCATCTCTTTCCTCGTATCAGCCACGTACATTATCCTACAATCAGCAGATTGGTCAAAGAAACTTGTGAAGAATTCAACATCACATACAATGAGTACAATACCATGCTCAAAGCCATCAGTTCGCATTTGATGCATCTGCGTACGCTGGGAAGGGCATAA
- a CDS encoding phytase, whose translation MHQYTKYIVLGLLAACSQPQQPTSTEVTPIQPKYVTDTVNFDSDDPAIWIHPTDPSQSLILGTDKRENAEGGVFVFDLKGKEDSTRRITGIDRPNNVDIAYGFRLDSTRTVDVAVFSERGKNSIRVFSLPDMQAIDGGGIPVFEDSPSRDVMGVALYKRAADDSLFAIVSRKGENSPAEGYLYQYALEMQDSTVVGRLVRKFGKFSGGAGEIEAIAVDHQLGYVYYSDELFGIRKYYVDPAMGNEELAVFGTDGFTEDREGITIYQSSDTTGYIMISDQQADAFRVFPREGSNGNPHDHQFIKSLPVSTHESDGSEVSHVAFNEDFPKGFFVAMSDNKTFQIYDWRDLEKVLVATDEK comes from the coding sequence ATGCATCAATACACCAAATATATCGTGTTGGGCTTGCTCGCTGCATGCAGCCAACCCCAACAACCAACAAGCACAGAAGTAACTCCTATTCAACCCAAGTACGTGACCGACACGGTCAATTTTGACAGTGACGACCCTGCGATTTGGATTCATCCGACAGACCCGAGTCAATCTTTGATTCTAGGTACGGACAAGCGTGAAAATGCAGAAGGTGGTGTTTTCGTTTTCGATCTCAAAGGAAAAGAAGACAGCACACGACGCATCACAGGAATCGACCGTCCCAACAATGTAGATATCGCTTATGGTTTCCGATTGGACAGTACGAGGACAGTAGATGTCGCAGTATTCTCTGAGCGTGGCAAGAACAGCATCCGTGTTTTCAGCTTGCCAGATATGCAGGCCATTGACGGAGGAGGCATTCCGGTATTCGAGGACAGCCCGAGTCGTGACGTGATGGGCGTAGCACTTTACAAACGTGCCGCTGACGATTCGCTCTTTGCGATCGTGAGCCGCAAGGGTGAAAACTCACCTGCTGAGGGCTACCTCTACCAGTATGCGCTAGAGATGCAGGACAGCACAGTGGTGGGGCGACTGGTGCGCAAGTTTGGCAAGTTCAGCGGGGGAGCTGGAGAGATAGAAGCCATCGCCGTAGATCACCAGTTGGGCTATGTTTACTACTCTGACGAGTTGTTTGGAATCAGAAAATACTATGTTGATCCAGCGATGGGCAATGAAGAATTGGCCGTGTTTGGTACCGATGGCTTCACCGAAGACCGTGAAGGTATCACCATCTACCAAAGTTCTGACACGACAGGTTACATCATGATCTCGGATCAGCAGGCAGATGCTTTCAGGGTTTTCCCGAGAGAGGGTTCCAATGGCAACCCACATGATCATCAGTTCATCAAGAGCCTGCCAGTATCCACGCACGAAAGTGACGGGTCAGAGGTCTCACATGTAGCCTTCAACGAGGATTTCCCCAAGGGTTTTTTCGTAGCAATGTCGGACAACAAGACCTTCCAAATCTACGATTGGCGTGACCTGGAAAAAGTCTTGGTCGCTACTGACGAGAAATAG
- a CDS encoding TonB-dependent receptor, producing MKKTLTILLLSLIGFGAYSQEIVVRGLITEGVSGEPLPGATVLIEGTTQGTISDVNGEFTLRLLPGSKSILVKYLGYKDFTTTIDAATSTNVEVQLSELNSELLEVTVFGSLQGQQKALNQQKSAGNIKNIIAADQISRFPDPNVAEAIQRMPGVTLQRDQGEGRYVIVRGLAPQFTNISVNGEQIPSPEAGVRFVALDAIPADQLSSIEVSKTLTPDMDGDAIGGSVNLVTRKAKSSDMEIQGTVVGGYNHLMGQPNGQGSLLLGKRFGADEKLGILINGSHFYTDRGSDNWERDGDAIELRDYALRRTRSAISGTLDYRFNDNSEVYFRGIYNTFSDREHRRAYVISPNVDDSPFESNEIERATKDRFERQDISSYNLGGKHVLPGFSVNYEVSYADAVQDTPFDYEVTFIGEPDGLSTDFSNSDFPRFMTSEDFDYLDNSNYEYDELEAGNTFAKDENITGKINIAVPYEIAGNQGAIKFGGKYRAKTKSLKVTSNKYGWAGGDVSFEGQEGDFTLEKFDGGLVDDNFLGGEYEIAAAPDMDKIVRFFNANRAGFELEAEDKLVDENVESYKATEDVFAAYLMTDVTFNKLQIVGGVRFEKTNVDYQYHTVLFDDEGDLDEILDEEGSTDYAFILPQINFRYALNGLTNLRLAATTSYSRPNFESIVPAQEINLGDREGTIGNPDLKPVSAVNLDLMVDHYFGTVGVLSAGVFYKNLDNFIYKRRFETNSYEGIDFGTDVDLIQDVNGQSANIAGVELSYQQNLTFLPGALAGLGIYANYTYTASSATLKDRSGIDEEEEINLPGQATHVANLSLSYNLKGFTARISGNYAGAYIEELGEDADEDRSIKGRLQVDATASYRISDHFNVFAEMLNITNAPFEAYLGGNEDQLVQREFYSWWSRVGVKFNF from the coding sequence ATGAAGAAAACACTTACAATTTTACTTTTAAGTCTAATCGGTTTCGGTGCCTATAGCCAAGAGATAGTGGTGAGAGGTCTGATTACCGAAGGGGTCAGTGGAGAGCCACTACCCGGAGCAACGGTACTCATCGAGGGTACTACACAAGGTACCATCTCGGATGTCAATGGTGAGTTTACCTTGAGGCTATTGCCAGGTAGCAAATCTATTTTGGTGAAGTACTTAGGGTACAAGGATTTTACCACGACGATAGATGCAGCGACTAGTACCAATGTGGAAGTCCAACTCAGCGAACTCAATTCAGAATTGCTGGAAGTAACCGTTTTCGGGTCTCTACAAGGACAGCAAAAAGCACTGAATCAACAAAAAAGTGCTGGCAACATCAAAAACATCATCGCTGCTGATCAGATCAGTAGATTCCCAGACCCTAACGTCGCTGAAGCGATCCAGCGGATGCCAGGGGTGACACTGCAGAGAGATCAAGGCGAGGGACGCTACGTCATCGTGAGAGGATTGGCTCCACAGTTTACCAACATCAGCGTCAATGGCGAACAAATCCCTTCTCCTGAAGCAGGTGTGCGTTTTGTGGCACTGGATGCCATACCCGCGGATCAGCTTTCGTCTATAGAAGTATCCAAAACCTTGACTCCTGACATGGATGGTGATGCCATCGGTGGATCTGTCAACCTAGTGACCAGAAAAGCCAAAAGCAGTGACATGGAAATCCAAGGAACTGTAGTCGGTGGATACAACCACCTAATGGGTCAACCCAACGGGCAAGGGTCACTCCTCCTAGGAAAAAGATTTGGTGCGGATGAAAAATTAGGTATCCTAATCAATGGTAGCCACTTCTACACCGACAGAGGCTCGGACAACTGGGAAAGAGACGGTGATGCAATCGAACTGAGAGATTATGCACTGAGAAGAACGCGAAGTGCAATCAGCGGTACTTTGGATTACCGATTCAACGACAATAGCGAAGTGTATTTTAGAGGAATCTACAATACATTCTCTGATCGTGAACATAGAAGAGCCTATGTAATCAGCCCGAATGTGGATGATTCCCCTTTTGAGAGCAACGAGATCGAAAGAGCGACCAAAGATCGTTTCGAACGCCAAGATATCTCTAGTTACAACCTCGGAGGCAAGCACGTATTGCCAGGTTTTTCGGTCAATTATGAAGTGTCCTATGCTGATGCAGTACAAGACACTCCTTTTGATTACGAAGTGACCTTCATCGGTGAGCCTGATGGATTGTCTACAGACTTTTCAAATTCTGACTTCCCTAGATTCATGACCAGCGAGGATTTCGACTACCTCGACAACAGCAACTATGAATATGATGAGCTAGAGGCGGGCAATACTTTCGCCAAGGATGAAAACATCACAGGTAAGATCAACATCGCTGTTCCCTACGAAATAGCAGGCAACCAAGGGGCGATCAAATTTGGAGGTAAGTACAGAGCCAAAACAAAGAGTCTAAAAGTGACCAGTAACAAGTATGGATGGGCTGGAGGAGACGTCTCCTTCGAAGGGCAAGAAGGTGATTTCACCCTAGAGAAATTTGATGGTGGTTTGGTGGACGACAACTTCCTAGGAGGTGAGTATGAGATAGCAGCAGCGCCAGATATGGACAAGATCGTTCGATTCTTCAATGCCAACCGAGCTGGCTTTGAGCTAGAGGCTGAAGACAAATTGGTAGATGAAAATGTAGAAAGCTACAAAGCCACAGAAGATGTATTTGCAGCCTATTTGATGACAGATGTGACTTTCAACAAACTGCAAATTGTAGGCGGTGTGCGTTTCGAGAAGACCAATGTTGACTACCAGTACCACACGGTGTTGTTTGATGACGAAGGAGATTTGGACGAAATTTTGGATGAAGAAGGATCTACGGATTATGCTTTTATCTTACCACAGATCAATTTCAGGTATGCGCTCAATGGTCTGACCAATCTAAGGTTGGCTGCTACGACTTCTTACTCTAGACCCAATTTTGAATCCATCGTGCCAGCACAAGAGATCAATCTAGGTGATAGAGAAGGTACCATCGGTAATCCAGACCTCAAGCCCGTATCTGCTGTCAACCTCGACTTGATGGTTGATCACTATTTCGGAACAGTTGGCGTGCTGTCTGCAGGTGTTTTCTACAAGAATCTCGACAACTTCATCTACAAGCGCAGGTTTGAAACAAATTCTTACGAAGGCATTGATTTCGGAACTGATGTGGATTTGATACAAGATGTCAACGGACAGTCTGCCAACATCGCAGGAGTCGAACTTTCTTATCAGCAGAATTTGACCTTCCTGCCAGGAGCTTTGGCTGGCTTGGGCATCTATGCCAACTATACCTATACGGCTTCCTCAGCTACGCTCAAAGACAGATCTGGCATAGACGAAGAGGAAGAAATCAATCTGCCGGGTCAGGCAACGCATGTGGCCAACTTGAGCTTGTCATACAACCTGAAAGGCTTCACCGCCAGAATCTCGGGCAACTATGCAGGAGCTTATATTGAGGAGCTGGGAGAGGATGCTGACGAAGACCGCTCGATCAAAGGACGTCTTCAAGTCGATGCTACTGCCAGCTACAGAATCAGCGATCACTTCAATGTGTTTGCCGAAATGCTCAACATCACCAACGCACCTTTCGAAGCATATTTGGGAGGAAACGAAGACCAATTGGTGCAGAGAGAATTTTACTCTTGGTGGTCTAGAGTAGGTGTCAAATTCAATTTCTAA
- a CDS encoding tetratricopeptide repeat protein, which translates to MPRHLILFAFLLLLSACSLTHEDSSPQNNETVDQLLHQIESQPKLSRDSTLFLARRGLILSQELGYKFGIARSSHLLGALFYKIGNLDLALNHLHSAIHVYEQSGDKDHLAEATSLIGQVYLRSENYNQALIHLRESYVLFVELHNHTGEARIQGQLGHLFEKTQQYDSALYYQHEALDYFIQSMDSAELAAIYDNIGSIYEDLEVYDQAYKNFVKAYDYNFALGYLDEAIVNMNNIGDTYRKRGQYDQAMQATRQAYDMALVQQNQYQIQSAARDISLIHRETNQLDSAYYYLDQSYQLNEVIFGQEIARKIANAQSIFDLEQKQQTILMLENEKSLSRKIALGGVIAAAILFLLIAYSSYQKVAKTSKERKLLQIENELSKAELINAQLNEEKLRTELENKRLQESQLQMDLEMKNSALSRSALHLIQKNEFLETLRTNLKKIKKSEKEDVHQKIRKLTKSIDLNFNMDEDWEEFENIFQQIHTEFFDRLREKHPTLTNSEVRLCAMIHINLHSHEIASIMNISSDSLRIARYRLRKKLGLEKGENLYNYIVSVG; encoded by the coding sequence ATGCCACGTCATTTGATTTTATTTGCTTTCCTTCTTTTGCTATCAGCTTGCTCGTTGACGCACGAGGACAGCTCACCTCAAAACAATGAGACAGTTGACCAATTGCTCCATCAGATCGAATCACAACCCAAGCTGAGCCGTGACAGCACCCTTTTCTTGGCACGTCGTGGACTGATTCTCTCCCAAGAGTTAGGGTACAAATTTGGCATAGCCCGTAGCAGTCATTTGTTAGGAGCCTTGTTTTACAAGATTGGCAATTTGGATTTGGCACTCAACCATTTGCATAGTGCTATCCATGTCTACGAACAGTCAGGTGACAAAGACCACCTAGCAGAGGCTACCAGTCTAATAGGTCAGGTGTATTTGAGATCCGAAAACTACAATCAGGCACTGATTCATTTGCGAGAATCCTATGTTCTTTTCGTGGAGCTCCATAACCACACAGGAGAGGCACGGATTCAAGGACAACTAGGCCATCTCTTTGAGAAAACTCAGCAATACGATTCTGCTCTGTACTATCAGCACGAAGCGTTGGATTACTTTATTCAATCCATGGATTCGGCAGAATTGGCAGCCATCTATGACAACATTGGTAGTATCTACGAAGACCTGGAGGTGTACGATCAGGCCTACAAAAATTTTGTCAAGGCCTATGATTATAATTTCGCATTGGGCTATCTCGACGAGGCAATTGTCAATATGAACAACATCGGGGACACCTATCGCAAGCGTGGGCAGTATGATCAAGCGATGCAAGCGACCCGCCAAGCCTACGACATGGCGCTCGTACAGCAGAATCAATATCAAATCCAGTCAGCTGCCAGAGATATTTCTTTGATCCACAGAGAAACCAATCAATTGGATAGTGCCTATTACTACCTCGATCAGAGTTATCAATTGAATGAAGTCATCTTTGGTCAGGAAATCGCCCGAAAGATCGCCAACGCACAGAGTATTTTTGATCTGGAACAAAAACAACAAACTATCCTAATGCTCGAAAATGAAAAATCTTTGAGTAGAAAAATTGCCCTGGGTGGGGTTATAGCTGCAGCAATATTGTTCCTCCTGATTGCCTATAGTTCCTATCAAAAGGTAGCCAAGACCAGCAAAGAACGAAAGCTGCTGCAAATCGAAAACGAACTGAGCAAAGCAGAACTCATCAATGCACAGCTCAACGAAGAGAAACTAAGAACAGAACTAGAAAATAAGCGCCTGCAGGAGTCCCAGCTCCAAATGGATCTGGAAATGAAAAATAGCGCTTTGAGTAGATCTGCACTGCACCTGATTCAGAAGAATGAATTCCTAGAAACACTCCGAACCAACCTGAAGAAGATCAAGAAAAGCGAAAAAGAAGATGTCCACCAAAAGATCCGAAAGCTCACCAAATCTATTGATCTCAATTTCAACATGGACGAAGACTGGGAAGAGTTTGAAAATATTTTTCAGCAGATACATACGGAGTTTTTTGATCGCCTGAGAGAAAAACACCCCACCCTGACCAATTCCGAAGTGCGACTTTGCGCCATGATTCATATCAATCTGCACTCCCACGAAATCGCCTCGATCATGAATATCTCCAGCGATAGTTTGCGGATAGCTCGGTATCGCCTCCGAAAAAAGCTCGGATTAGAAAAAGGTGAAAATTTATACAACTATATCGTGAGTGTGGGTTAA
- a CDS encoding tetratricopeptide repeat protein, with protein MCAEANKLDSLKNILEQTTDEFVSANILNLLADKLYRNHTDTALIYANRALEISRKIGYPLGQANAYRRIGMIYSKRDEFKSAEKYLNQALVSFQSLNEDIKTAQTYNNLASVYRNMGKYAVAFDHHMKALRISEKEENKALKAIIHNNIGVLFKTMGEYDSAINHYFQALEIRILLKDSSSIGGSYTNIGLIKLNLGDYKEAESYLTKALDLDIKQNDIWGIANNYENMGMLHMQTGNLDQAEADFEKAIVSFRQQKTLGDMAGSLNLLGKTLILKKDYNRAMLYLKEAKSLYDQQGYLLGQSQVLTNIASCYLEMNNPHQALSEAKQALQIAQEIGLLKEAVSAAEILYHIYGNSADGRNLYEYAQLYLNLKDSLFAQQRLEYIAQLESRRQLTEIEQSNYLLTKENQLRQKELEASNLKIQRQNTIQYALVVCLIFAFIAVTLWYLYYIKKIRTIRLLRHLNTEIHGQKEKISNQADELQRVNSEMKKMNESLENLVEERTRKIESQNKKLKEYAFSNSHEVRAPLANLLGLISISKTDGITRQDHEEVIDKIHLSAKSLDEVITRMNKLLEEENLT; from the coding sequence TTGTGTGCAGAAGCAAACAAACTAGACAGCCTCAAAAATATACTTGAGCAGACAACGGATGAGTTCGTCTCAGCTAACATTCTCAACCTCCTTGCGGACAAACTCTATCGAAACCATACGGATACTGCTCTCATCTATGCAAATAGAGCTTTAGAAATATCTAGAAAAATTGGATATCCTCTTGGACAAGCAAATGCATACAGAAGAATAGGGATGATTTATTCCAAAAGAGATGAATTTAAGAGTGCAGAAAAATACCTCAATCAAGCCCTTGTCAGCTTTCAATCCTTGAATGAAGATATAAAAACTGCACAAACCTATAACAACCTTGCCTCTGTTTATCGAAACATGGGGAAATACGCAGTGGCATTTGACCACCATATGAAAGCACTAAGAATCTCCGAAAAAGAAGAAAATAAAGCTTTGAAGGCTATTATTCATAACAACATAGGTGTTCTCTTTAAGACAATGGGAGAATATGACAGTGCTATCAACCATTACTTTCAAGCACTTGAAATCCGAATTTTGTTAAAAGACTCTTCCAGTATAGGAGGATCCTATACCAACATTGGTTTGATCAAGTTGAACCTTGGCGATTACAAAGAAGCCGAATCATATTTGACCAAAGCACTGGATTTAGACATCAAGCAAAACGACATTTGGGGAATTGCCAATAATTATGAAAATATGGGGATGCTACACATGCAAACTGGCAATCTTGATCAAGCCGAGGCAGATTTTGAAAAAGCCATCGTAAGTTTTAGGCAGCAAAAAACTTTGGGAGACATGGCTGGCTCACTGAATCTTTTAGGAAAAACCTTGATCTTAAAAAAGGATTATAACAGAGCGATGCTCTATCTAAAAGAAGCAAAGTCTCTTTATGATCAACAAGGATACCTATTAGGGCAATCTCAAGTATTGACTAATATTGCCTCATGCTATCTGGAAATGAACAATCCTCATCAAGCACTCTCGGAAGCAAAACAAGCATTACAAATAGCTCAAGAAATAGGTCTTCTCAAAGAGGCTGTCAGTGCTGCGGAAATACTCTACCATATCTATGGCAACAGTGCAGATGGTAGGAATTTGTATGAATATGCACAACTATACCTCAACTTGAAAGACAGCCTATTCGCACAGCAGAGGTTAGAGTACATTGCTCAACTGGAATCTCGAAGACAACTCACAGAAATAGAACAAAGCAATTACCTACTCACCAAAGAAAACCAATTGCGACAAAAGGAATTGGAAGCCTCCAATCTGAAAATCCAACGCCAAAACACTATCCAGTATGCGCTGGTTGTCTGTTTGATTTTCGCCTTTATCGCAGTGACTTTATGGTATTTGTATTACATCAAGAAAATCAGAACCATCCGTCTGTTGCGACACCTCAATACCGAAATACATGGCCAGAAAGAAAAGATTTCTAATCAAGCAGATGAACTGCAGCGAGTCAATTCGGAAATGAAAAAAATGAATGAATCACTTGAGAATCTGGTAGAAGAAAGAACTCGAAAAATAGAATCCCAAAACAAGAAACTCAAAGAATATGCCTTTTCTAATTCTCATGAAGTGCGTGCCCCACTAGCTAACCTATTAGGCCTTATTAGCATCTCCAAAACAGACGGAATAACCCGACAAGACCATGAAGAAGTAATCGATAAGATTCATCTTTCTGCCAAAAGTCTTGATGAAGTAATCACAAGGATGAATAAATTACTAGAAGAAGAAAATTTGACTTAA